A portion of the Podospora pseudoanserina strain CBS 124.78 chromosome 2, whole genome shotgun sequence genome contains these proteins:
- the DES1 gene encoding sphingolipid delta-4 desaturase (COG:I; EggNog:ENOG503NV6N) → MASTTITSNGTTKRKAANGISNGHANGATAPTKNTDDQKEHDFFWTYTEEPHRTRRLAIIKAHPEVLKLCGAEPLTKYVVAGVVALQILCAHLLRDTPFWSLKFWAVAYIIGATSNQNLFLAIHEISHNLAFRSPLANRLFAIFANLPIGLPYSASFRPYHLTHHKSLGVDGLDTDLPTALEAVFLDSILGKAFFCTFQILFYALRPMAVYRVPFTWVHWLNVAVQLSFDYSLIALLPNYFSVNSVLYLILSSFLAGSLHPTAGHFIAEHYVYEHISDEARDPENKIPLPETYSYYGILNFFTYNVGLHNEHHDFPAIPWTRLPKLNKIAKEFYDPLPTHESWVYVLWQFIFDDKIGMTSRVKRKQGGRVVGGGNVAAKAKVADWTADEIEA, encoded by the exons CGGCGCCCACCAAGAACACGGACGACCAGAAGGAACATGACTTTTTCTGGACTTATACTGAAGAGCCACACCGGACACGGAGgttggccatcatcaaggcGCACCCTGAG GTCTTAAAACTATGTGGTGCCGAACCATTAACGAAATATGTCGTCGCCGGCGTCGTTGCCCTCCAGATCCTTTgcgcccacctcctccgagACACGCCCTTCTGGTCCCTGAAGTTCTGGGCGGTCGCCTACATCATTGGCGCCACCTCGAACCAGAATCTCTTCCTGGCCATCCATGAGATCTCCCACAACCTCGCTTTCAGGTCGCCCCTGGCCAACCGCCTCTTTGCCATCTTCGCCAACCTTCCTATCGGGTTGCCCTACAGTGCTTCGTTCAGGCCTTACCACCTGACACATCACAAGTCCCTCggagttgatggcctcgATACCGATCTGCCTACCGCTCTTGAAGCCGTCTTCCTCGACTCGATCCTCGGCAAGGCCTTCTTCTGCACCTTCCAGATCCTATTCTACGCCCTCCGCCCGATGGCCGTTTACCGTGTCCCCTTCACCTGGGTCCACTGGCTCAACGTTGCCGTTCAGCTGTCCTTCGACTACTCCCTCATTGCCTTGCTCCCGAACTACTTCTCGGTCAACTCGGTCCTGTACCTGATCCTGTCTTCCTTCCTGGCTGGCAGTCTCCACCCAACAGCAGGGCACTTCATCGCCGAACACTACGTGTATGAGCACATTTCGGACGAAGCCAGAGACCCCGAGAACAAGATCCCTCTTCCTGAGACCTACAGCTACTACGGCATCTTGAACTTTTTCACTTACAATGTCGGTCTGCACAATGAGCACCACGACTTCCCTGCGATCCCCTGGACTAGACTGCCCAAGTTGAACAAGATTGCCAAGGAGTTTTATGATCCCCTGCCTACACACGAGAGCTGGGTGTATGTGCTCTGGCAGTTCATCTTTGATGACAAGATTGGGATGACGAGCCGTGTCAAGAGAAAGcagggagggagagttgtgggtggtggaaatgTTGCTGCAAAGGCCAAGGTGGCGGATTGGACAGCTGATGAGATTGAGGcttga
- a CDS encoding hypothetical protein (COG:Q; EggNog:ENOG503P0YG): protein MTPSRPADDRLVGFTLRYPMMQKSRFIDPTLTMADHDNFKPNGSAYTLSQVSQYLSYVGLDESYHPSSHPVLDLDYLTTIFQAQITSFPYENLSIHYNPFHRILLDPQHLFTKLVTSPRRGRGGYCMELSIFFSHILRALGFSLIHYSGVRNRNRTNGTPQGPYNGYVHLVNILTLPNTNPAQQYILDAGFGGDGPTFPLPLTEHLIHHNTIGTQQIRYTRDWLPDQRFRDESKGALKHWIYEYRNSPEKPWNSYYAFVPEHEFTELDFENLNVYLSECERNHQTYTVLVIRFLRGGEEGEQKIKGKVMMVQGEVKQNLGGRTELVKVCRTEEERTEVLKEVFGINLTEEEKGAIRGWASELKGE from the exons ATGACGCCTTCACGCCCTGCCGACGACCGGCTTGTCGGGTTTACGTTGAGATACCCTATGATG CAAAAATCGAGGTTCATTGATCCAACGCTCACCATGGCCGACCACGACAACTTCAAACCCAACGGCTCAGCCTACACCCTCTCCCAGGTCTCTCAGTATCTCTCCTACGTCGGTCTCGATGAGTCATaccacccttcctcccaCCCCGTCCTCGACCTAGactacctcaccaccatcttccaagcccaaatcacctccttcccctaCGAGAACCTCTCCATCCACtacaaccccttccaccgcatcctcctcgacccccaacacctcttCACCAAACTTGTCACCTCCCCAAGGCGCGGCAGAGGAGGCTACTGCATGGAactctccatcttcttctctcaCATCCTCCGCGCCCtcggcttctccttgatTCACTACTCCGGCGTCCGCAACCGCAACCGCACAAACGGCACCCCCCAAGGCCCCTACAACGGCTACGTCCACCTAgtcaacatcctcaccctccccaacaccaaccccgcccaACAATACATCCTAGACGCGGGCTTCGGCGGCGACGGCCCAACCTTCCCCCTGCCCCTAACCGAacacctcatccaccacaacaccatcgGCACCCAGCAAATCCGTTACACCCGCGACTGGCTCCCCGACCAGCGCTTCCGTGACGAGTCCAAGGGCGCGCTCAAGCACTGGATCTACGAGTACCGAAACTCGCCTGAAAAGCCCTGGAACAGCTACTACGCCTTTGTGCCAGAGCACGAGTTTACCGAGTTGGATTTTGAGAACCTGAATGTTTATTTGAGCGAGTGCGAGAGGAATCATCAGACGTATACGGTGCTAGTGATTCGGTTTctgagaggaggggaggagggagaacAGAAGATAAAGGgaaaggtgatgatggttcagggggaggtgaagcagaatttgggagggaggacagAGTTGGTCAAGGTTTGTaggaccgaggaggagaggactGAGGTGTTGAAAGAGGTGTTTGGGATAAACTtgacagaggaggaaaagggggcgatACGGGGGTGGGCCTCGGAGTTGAAGGGTGAATAA
- the VAC7 gene encoding Vacuolar inheritance and morphology protein (EggNog:ENOG503NVYD; COG:S), protein MDPSSNKPTGSAEADRSQSTGSIPTALLHPTLSRESTSSTATITPKTDSWPSKLTSQTSQTSTTSTSSSVAPSPLHSREPSPTRPPRQQRTSTSRASSINPGPRSRKNSAQDLGKQANPPPPPPPPPPPPTTKTLSSSTTPTLLPTVSDPSFNAGAPVKSPTSMEHIRESPRWPVSPRLRSPPPILHQPNIPPQRRSEHETPLIALQRATPPQPRYQEPQSDTDTDDAHMPSGLRTPARGGGSSSVLETVQEVSPLGSPLGTGESLEEKIASSMASESSQADLIGLGLSKETVGRSNTGPNDSGSDSGSIKASRRGGSGMPPPPLTTRQSSTSINKPGLPKTKTGDLPLQSMTVETETVTSIPQAALAPSVGTQVSSASLRTKASNETIRPRKEKKKPPRKQTTVTAVNASSKADIFEAKVASAVEEANSSDSEETFVYDSNPPDARDRPPRFHSRTPSATSMVSQIDRSGMRSIHTVMESSGPQMVVKKSMKFVNTYNSNANDGIYGDDDGKGTGRSNAGSARGTARHHHHFGRWGRNGGSNGHPSLFAEHSPFSNAAAVGNGGSRHSSNPPSPRYANARNYSAANGKRSTHLSAGYDLDDNTTGADDETTPLVQSSTMRSSRSGRSRRGPHSHSYRSIEAQQYRSPPSVLNRFASCLVLTVMLLLIVSGAIGFMFATSQPLTNVQLTNMSHIVASQQELMLDLTIKAHNPNVVVVAVDSCNIEVFAKSPRGMSDSEWWRHTHPGEVGPPPIKRPEGEMLAMEADDDDDSAPNLHLGTITGFESPLTFEGSFFNQGDSYSTGEVRLKDPGNVTKPGGPERWERVLEDEFTLILKGVITYTLPLSQRERKATITAKKIIRPNSADDPAVQPDDGEVTISLIP, encoded by the exons ATGGACCCGTCGTCCAACAAGCCGACTGGCTCAGCAGAGGCCGACCGCTCCCAGTCAACCGGCAGTATCCCAACTGCCCTGCTCCATCCCACGTTATCCCGCGAATCCACCTCGAGCACGGCAACCATAACCCCAAAGACCGACTCGTGGCCCTCGAAGTTGACTTCGCAGACCTCGCAGACCTCGACcacgtccacctcctcttcggtTGCACCTTCACCTCTCCACTCGCGCGAGCCCTCTCCAACACGACCGCCGCGGCAGCAACGTACGAGCACCTCACGAGCGTCATCCATCAACCCCGGGCCCCGGTCGCGGAAAAACAGTGCTCAGGATCTAGGAAAACAAGCCaacccgccaccaccaccaccaccaccaccaccaccccctacGACGAAaaccttgtcctcctccacgacgCCTACTCTTCTGCCCACTGTATCAGACCCAAGCTTCAATGCGGGTGCACCCGTCAAGTCACCCACGTCCATGGAGCATATTCGAGAGTCACCCCGGTGGCCGGTATCCCCTAGGCTAcgatctcctccacccattCTCCACCAGCCAAACATCCCACCTCAGCGACGATCAGAGCACGAAACACCTCTAATTGCTCTTCAGCGTGCGACCCCACCCCAGCCTCGATACCAGGAGCCTCAGTCAGACACCGATACCGACGACGCCCACATGCCGTCTGGGTTACGAACCCCCGctcgaggtggtggaagcagCTCAGTCTTGGAGACTGTCCAGGAAGTTAGTCCACTGGGTTCGCCACTGGGAACAGGAGAGTCACTGGAGGAAAAGATTGCTAGCAGCATGGCTTCTGAATCGTCACAGGCGGATCTGATTGGTCTCGGTCTATCCAAGGAAACAGTGGGTAGATCCAACACTGGCCCGAACGACAGTGGTAGTGATAGTGGCAGCATCAAGGCCAGCCGACGGGGTGGATCTGGGATGCCACCGCCCCCTTTGACGACAAGGCAGTCGAGCACCTCGATCAACAAGCCGGGCTTGCCCAAGACCAAGACTGGCGACCTGCCATTGCAGAGTATGACGGTCGAGACGGAGACGGTTACCTCGATTCCCCAAGCTGCGTTGGCCCCAAGTGTTGGCACCCAGGTGTCAAGTGCCAGTTTGCGGACAAAGGCCAGCAACGAGACGATACgaccgaggaaggagaaaaagaagccgCCACGGAAGCAAACCACTGTGACGGCGGTCAATG CATCCTCCAAGGCCGATATCTTCGAGGCCAAGGTCGCAAGCGCCGTCGAGGAAGCAAACTCGTCCGATTCCGAAGAGACTTTTGTCTACGATTCTAACCCACCAGATGCCCGTGACCGACCGCCGAGATTTCATTCACGAACGCCGAGTGCGACATCCATGGTCAGCCAAATCGATCGGTCTGGGATGAGGTCCATCCACACCGTGATGGAGAGTTCTGGGCCTCAGATGGTTGTCAAGAAGAGCATGAAATTCGTCAACACTTACAACAGCAATGCAAATGACGGCATCTATGGcgacgatgatgggaagggaaCTGGCAGGAGCAATGCCGGTTCTGCCCGGGGAACTGcacgacatcaccatcatttCGGCCGTTGGGGCCGTAACGGAGGCAGCAATGGTCACCCCTCATTGTTCGCCGAGCACTCGCCTTTCAGTAACGCTGCAGCTGTTGGGAACGGAGGCTCAAGACACTCTTCCAACCCTCCGAGTCCCCGCTACGCTAATGCTCGTAACTACTCAGCAGCAAATGGAAAGAGGTCGACACATCTATCAGCAGGGTATgatctcgacgacaacactACTGGCGCTGACGACGAGACAACACCCTTGGTTCAGTCCTCCACGATGCGATCATCAAGGTCAGGCAGAAGCCGGAGGGGTCCTCACTCGCACTCATACCGGTCGATTGAGGCGCAACAATACAGGTCACCTCCCTCGGTCCTCAACCGGTTCGCGAGTTGTCTGGTCTTGACGGTCATGCTGTTGCTCATTGTCTCGGGCGCCATCGGTTTCATGTTTGCGACATCACAACCTCTCACCAATGTTCAGCTCACCAATATGAGCCATATTGTGGCCAGCCAACAGGAGCTTATGCTCGATCTTACCATCAAAGCCCATAACCCCAACGTCGTGGTTGTAGCTGTAGATTCTTGCAACATCGAGGTCTTCGCCAAGTCGCCACGCGGAATGTCGGATTCAGAGTGGTGGCGCCATACCCATCCCGGCGAGGTtggaccaccacccatcaagaGACCCGAAGGCGAaatgttggcgatggaggccgacgatgatgatgattcgGCGCCTAACCTGCACCTCGGCACCATCACTGGATTCGAGAGTCCCCTGACTTTCGAGGGTTCTTTCTTCAACCAGGGCGATTCGTACTCGACTGGCGAGGTCCGCCTGAAAGATCCTGGCAACGTCACCAAACCTGGTGGTCCCGAGCGATGGGAGCGGGTCCTGGAGGACGAGTTCACGTTGATTTTGAAGGGCGTCATCACATACACTCTTCCCCTGAGCCAACGGGAGCGAAAGGCCACCATCACTGCGAAGAAGATTATCAGACCAAACTCGGCCGACGACCCTGCGGTCCAACCCGACGACGGGGAGGTTACCATCTCACTTATACCTTAA
- a CDS encoding hypothetical protein (EggNog:ENOG503NUJA; COG:S), whose amino-acid sequence MAAVVKKPPATGRETPTGTPQRPSARSSTPTTSSTSGTTPAAAARSARPSRTGTPVSARAAAHERRQSLLNGISSNGRSGSPADAERDEAIRAETVAIIDDLKTRLERAESSAESTKRQVEILQDKLDEAHREQAKLEERVHEQEEQIETLTNEKRETARQMREMENIYEAERSGMMKEKEEMANREEEMQTVIQRLKDSLAQRNLDEDRPTRQSVTNSPSIENGSFAPPSSIHRSDSRNNSKLLLQKDKLIESLRLELAEAQIKLVESQNQGGGRLQEVERQLMEARVANARLMEDNESYQLLLQDRTLKGDFGTNDFSYLGHASANQDALAALEGRSNGASLADELNGAAESDPPNEQELETQRRLEAEIKSVKDQNKALTLYINKIIERLLQHQGFEHILDQSSDFKGNTNANTNKELPRPPPPSRQPLHLDRPSSSAPRR is encoded by the exons ATGGCTGCCGTCGTCAAGAAGCCTCCGGCGACTGGTCGCGAGACACCCACTGGAACTCCGCAGCGCCCGAGTGCGAGATCATCAACTCCTACCACCTCCAGCACGTCTGGCACCacacccgccgccgcagcacGCAGCGCCCGTCCTTCACGCACCGGGACACCTGTCTCCGCACGTGCGGCCGCCCACGAAAGGCGCCAGTCCCTTCTCAACGGCATCTCTAGCAATGGCAGGAGCGGTAGCCCAGCCGACGCCGAGCGTGATGAGGCCATCCGCGCCGAGACCGTGGCCATCATCGACGACTTGAAGACGCGACTGGAGAGGGCCGAGAGCTCGGCCGAGTCAACCAAGCGTCAGGTTGAGATTCTTCAGGACAAGCTGGACGAGGCGCACAGGGAGCAGGCGAAgcttgaggagagggttcACGAACAAGAAGAGCAGATCGAGACACTCACCAATGAGAAGCGCGAGACTGCCCGCCAGATGCGCGAGATGGAGAACATCTACGAGGCTGAGCGGAGTGGCatgatgaaggagaaggaggagatggccaaccgcgaggaggagatgcagACCGTGATTCAGCGCCTCAAAGACAGCCTCGCGCAGAGGAACCTGGACGAGGACAGGCCGACGCGGCAAT CCGTGACCAACTCGCCCAGCATCGAAAATGGAAGCTTTGCGCCCCCTTCGTCCATCCACCGCAGCGATTCACGCAACAACTCCAAGTTGTTGCTACAAAAGGACAAGCTGATTGAATCTCTCAGACTCGAGTTGGCCGAGGCACAGATCAAGCTTGTCGAGTCGCAAAACCAGGGCGGTGGCCGTCTTCAGGAAGTTGAGCGCCAGCTCATGGAGGCCCGTGTGGCCAACGCTAGGTTGATGGAAGACAACGAAAGTTATCAGCTGCTTCTCCAAGACCGGACTCTCAAGGGCGACTTTGGAACGAACGATTTCAGCTATCTCGGTCACGCCTCGGCGAACCAAGACGCTCTCGCTGCCCTGGAAGGCAGATCCAACGGAGCCAGCTTGGCCGATGAGCTCAACGGCGCTGCCGAAAGCGACCCCCCAAACGAACAGGAGCTCGAGACTCAGAGGCGCCTAGAGGCGGAGATCAAGTCGGTTAAAGACCAAAATAAGGCTCTGACTCTTtacatcaacaagatcatTGAGCGTCTGTTGCAGCACCAAGGATTCGAGCACATCCTCGACCAGAGCAGCGATTTCAAGGGCAACACAAAcgcaaacaccaacaaggaactcccccgccccccacccccaagcaGGCAGCCCCTCCACCTGGACCGTCCCTCCTCCAGCGCGCCAAGACGATGa